In Callospermophilus lateralis isolate mCalLat2 chromosome 19, mCalLat2.hap1, whole genome shotgun sequence, the following are encoded in one genomic region:
- the Prss22 gene encoding brain-specific serine protease 4 encodes MEVSRPPPALGGGCLRTLTTLLLLVSTATTLNATKIPVSPDCGKPQQLNRIVGGQDSVDAEWPWVVSIQKNGTHHCAGSLLTNRWVVTAAHCFKGNLNKPSLFSVLLGAWQLENPGPRSQDVGIAWVLPHPGYSWKDGTRADIALVRLEHSIQFSERILPICLPDSSVHFPPNTDCWIAGWGSIHEGVPLPRPQILQKLKVPIIHSDICSRLYWRGAGQETITEDMLCAGYLEGERDACLGDSGGPLMCQVDGSWLLAGIISWGEGCAERNRPGVYTSLPAHSSWVERVVQGVQFRGRSPGSGARREPSADFPAAGSS; translated from the exons ATGGAGGTTTCTAGACCTCCCCCAGCCCTGGGAGGGGGCTGTCTCAGGACCCTGACCACTTTGCTGCTTCTGGTTTCCACAG CCACCACCCTCAATGCCACCAAGATTCCTG TGTCCCCAGACTGCGGGAAGCCCCAACAGCTGAACCGAATCGTGGGTGGCCAGGACAGTGTGGATGCTGAGTGGCCCTGGGTTGTGAGCATCCAGAAGAATGGCACCCACCACTGTGCAGGCTCCCTGCTCACCAACCGCTGGGTGGTCACTGCAGCCCACTGTTTCAAGGG CAATCTGAACAAGCCATCCCTGTTCTCAGTGCTGCTGGGGGCCTGGCAGTTGGAGAACCCTGGCCCTCGGTCCCAGGATGTGGGCATCGCCTGGGTGCTGCCCCACCCTGGGTACTCCTGGAAGGATGGGACCCGTGCAGATATTGCCCTGGTGCGCCTTGAACACTCCATCCAGTTCTCTGAGCGAATCCTGCCCATCTGCCTACCTGATTCTTCTGTCCATTTCCCTCCGAACACCGACTGCTGGATTGCAGGCTGGGGGAGCATCCACGAAGGAG TGCCCCTGCCACGCCCTCAGATCCTGCAGAAGCTGAAGGTGCCCATCATCCATTCGGACATCTGCAGCCGCCTGTACTGGCGCGGTGCGGGGCAGGAGACCATTACCGAGGACATGCTGTGCGCTGGTTACCTGGAAGGGGAGCGGGATGCCTGTCTG GGCGACTCTGGCGGCCCCCTGATGTGCCAGGTGGACGGCTCCTGGCTGCTGGCGGGAATCATCAGCTGGGGCGAGGGCTGCGCGGAGCGCAACCGGCCGGGCGTCTACACCAGTCTCCCTGCCCACAGCTCCTGGGTAGAGAGGGTAGTGCAAGGGGTGCAGTTCCGCGGGCGCTCGCCGGGTAGCGGGGCCCGCAGGGAGCCGAGCGCGGATTTCCCAGCCGCTGGGAGCTCCTAG